The segment CGTGGACGCGGTGATAGCGCCGGAAGAAACAAGGGGAAGGGTGGCCTCGGCCCTGGCCATCCTCAAGACCAAGCGCGAGCAGTCGCCCAACAAGAAGCACGGGAACATACCGCTCTAACAGTTGAGTGTTTCCCGTTTACTGTTTGAAGTTGGCACCAACAGTGAACGTAGAACGGTAATAACGATTGAGCGTTTCCGGTTTACTGTTTGAAGTTTGATTCAACAGTAAACGGTCAACACCAAACAGTAAACATTTGGTTAAAAGTATGAGTCAGAAGAAAGAGAACATCCCCGCCGAGATCCAGGTGGCCATAGCCGCCGCCCTGGGGCGCTATCTAAAGGACGACAAGCTGGCCTTCCACGTAGCCTCCATCAAGCCGGTGCACCATTCCGAGATCAACCTTTGGGCGCTGGCCGGAAGGCAGGAGAACATGGGCGGCCCCAGGAAATAATCTTTGCCACAGAGACACAGAGGCACGGAGAAAAATAAGCATCATTTGATTTCTTAGAAATAATACGAAAGGTCAAACATGTCCCGCAAGTACATCGTAAAGGTAAACAACAAGGCCTACGAGGTGGAGGTCGAGGAGGTCGGCAAGAAGCCGGCTTTGGCCCCCATTCCCGCCCCCACCGGTCCCAAGACCATCTCGGTGACCGTTCCCCAGGCGGCCCCGGCCGCGGCCCCGGGAAAGCCCCAGGCCCAGATAGCCGAGGGCCAGAAGGTCATCCCCGCTCCCATGACCGGGACCATCATCAAGGTGCTGTGCCAGGTGGGCCAGGAGGTGAAGGACGGCGACGTGCTGCTCAAACTTGAAGCCATGAAGATGGAGACCTCGCTCTCCACCCCGGTGGCCGGCAAGGTGGTCGAGATCCGGGTCAAGCCGGGACAGACCGTCACCGCCGGCGAAGCTTTGGTCATACTGTCCTAACAGCATAAAGAAAATATCTATCCGCAGATTACACAGATTGACACAGATCGGGATTTATTATTTCAGGAAAAACCAGAATATAAAAAATCTGCGATAATCTGCGAAATCTGTGGATAGTAACCCCCATGAAGCAGGAATAAAGATGTTAAAAAAATCAGATAAGATCGAAAGTGCCAACAAGGGCCAACTGGTCAACATCACCGAGACCGCCTTCCGGGACGCCCACCAGAGCCTGATAGCCACCCGGATGCGGACCGAGGACATGATCCCCATGATCGAGAAGATGGACCA is part of the candidate division TA06 bacterium genome and harbors:
- a CDS encoding DUF2118 domain-containing protein, which encodes MSRKYIVKVNNKAYEVEVEEVGKKPALAPIPAPTGPKTISVTVPQAAPAAAPGKPQAQIAEGQKVIPAPMTGTIIKVLCQVGQEVKDGDVLLKLEAMKMETSLSTPVAGKVVEIRVKPGQTVTAGEALVILS